The nucleotide window GCCGGGATGTGCTGCTGGAGCTGGTGGAGCACCACCTCACACCCAAGTCACACGGCCGCATCCGCCACGTGTTCGATCACTTCTCTGACGCGGGCCTGCTCACCGCCCTCTACGGGCCCGACTTCACTCAGCACCTGGGCAAGATCTGTGATGGGCTCAGGAAGATGCTGGATGAGGGGAAACTCTGAGGGCCCTGGACCCAGCACATGCCACCTTGGCCAGAGAGCTGACTGAGGAAACAACCCGGAGCGAGCTTTCTAACCCTGCTCATCTGCACTAATGCTTGTCAGTTCTCGGGCTTCAGTCTTTCCCAAGAGTGCTTTGGACTCTGAGACCACCCCACCCCCGAACTGCTGGTGGAGAAGCAGCAAAGCTGAGGGTTGaggcctctctcccactccagcCCCAGGACAGGAAACAAAGCTGCCTGAAAAAGACGAAGTGAAACTTGGATCTCTATTTCCCCCATAAGGGACATTTGAAACAGGGAAGCCCCCTCCCCTGTGAACCAGGGTAAGAGGGCATAGCCCATCTAACCCGTCAGGGGACCCTAAAGACAGAAGTGGGAGTGGGGGCCCCTTAGAGCCATCCTAGACCTCCAGCTCCAAGTAGAGCCTGGATGGACACCAGAGGCTCTGTTCCAGAGTGCAGGAAGAAGGGGCTAGGGCAGGGGAGATTCTCACAGGGGAAATAAAACTACTAAAGCATGCACAGGGCTCAGTGTTTAATCTCTCCAGCTTCTTACACCTTATGACCATCACagaggtgagggaaagagaaacaccGCTTATCTAGCCTCTCACCATTTCCAGACAGGAGACAGAGGCATAGTGCCAGTAGTATTGGGGTTCCCTTGCCTACTGCTGCTtaagaaactcaaaaaaaaacaaaaaaacaaaaaaacaaaaaaacaaaaaaacaaaaaacaaaaaacagtaccACAGATCAGTGCTACAGATTGCAAATAAATACGCAGTGAGGAGCAAGGCATAGATCAACAGTGCTGGTGGGAAGGAAGTGTAACAAAGAAACTCCCGCACCAGCAAGTCTCCCCCAACTGTCCTCCTCCTCAAACTCCAAAGTAATTCCTCTTTCATCCCTTAGCCTCACACAGGCTGAACAGAGGAGGAGGTCAGAAGGGTGAACTGGTGATGTGGAGAGTTCCGGTTCCTACGTTGCTGCTTTTTCTCAGAGCAAGAGTTCTAAACAAATTATAGTGGACTGGTTGGTTAAGACTGAGCCCAAATTCTTTACATTGAGACTGGGGAAAAGCCCCAGCACGGTCCACCATTCTCTGCAGAGGGGCTAGATCACGGATTGCCCCACCCTCAGTGACATGCTTGGCTAAgaaggtggggaaggtggggagccaGCGGGCATTGGCTTGCTACTCCTGGGCTCCCTTCACCCCAGAGTTATAGAAATCCCATTTTTCAGTTATAAGAGGGAAACGTACGATACAGCAAATAAATACTACTTCAATATAGCACCAAATAAATTAGGTAACATAGTTGGAGACggagaggaaggaggctgggggctgagggagtCCTCGCCACCCTGTTCTAAGGCCAAGGGAAGGTAAAAGGGACGGGGAAGCCAACAGGGACGTAAAAAGAGCCTTTTGAATCTAAAGGACAGCTCTAGATTCAGACAAAGAACTGAGGAGGGGTCTGTTCCCCACCCTCTACTCTTGCCAATCAAGCTGCCCCGGGCCAAGGAACTCTAGATCAACGAGAAGGCTGGAatgaaggcaggagggagggaggcaggccggGAAGCTGTGTTCTTGAGCCTCACCTCAGGCTCCTCTCCCCCTCAAGTTGCTACTTCAACATCTTGCTTCTCTCAATCATTTCTGGGGACATCAGAGTTTGAAGATTTCATCCTCCTGGTCCCGAAGTGTCCGGGTCCGAGAGGTCCGGGTCAACGGGACCGGACCTAGGACTGCTCGCTGCTGCATCCGAGGGGAACTCAGGTGAAGGCCTGACTCCTCCCCAGGTACCCTGCAGGTGAGGAAAGGGGGCAAAGTGACAGGTCAGGGGAAGAACCTGAGAAAGGGCTCAGTGAAAAGGTATAGGGGAAGCTGTCCTCCTCTCCTAGTATACACGAGCTGCTTGCTCTCAGATGGAGTCTCGTTACCCTCTCTGTAAATTCTAACCATTAATGCTCCTTCACGGATCATCAGAGCCGTAACAACACTCAACTATTTTACTCCAATGAGAATACAAAACCATTTCCCGCTGCTCTACCCGTCCCAGCAGCCATTGGCTCTGTCATTGTTTCAGGGCCATGTGGGGGAAAGGCTTTACTTCGCTTCTGCTAACACTATGCTTACTTACTTGTGTGTCTGGTCAGGCAAGGCTGGAAGAATGAAGAAGTCTATGGAGGGGCGTAAAAGGAACCATTCAAGactcacccactttccccctttTTCAGCTTCTGGGCAGCAGCCTTCTTTGACAGGCTGATCTGTGAATCAAGCTTCTTAAGGAAATCAGAGGCAGAGAGGTCATGGATGGGAGTGTGGGGTTCCCAGCCAGGTGTGGGAAGGACTTCACCGTTAGCACGTCCTGAACCTGTTTCTCGTTTCTTCCTGTCAGCTGAGTGTGGCTGAACTTCATCCTTACTTGACtgtacttcttcctctccctctttctcttcctcagaaTCCAAACCATTGAACAGATCTCTGGGCTCTGTCAGGATGGGGATGTAGAGGGTTTTCTTCAGGAAGATGGAGTCATTAGTATAAAGGCGGTTTGCACGCTTAATCtgttccatctttaaaaaaaagtcaccgCAATTAATGACAGTAGTAATGATCAATCTTATATCTGTACAGCACCTCAGGCCTTTTAAAGTGATTGTACAGAGTCTTATTTGACCATATAACAACCAAGCTAAAATACAGAGGGCtgatattattcctattttatttattttttagggtatttatttatttatttataatatgaaacttattgtcaaattggtttccatactattcctattttattgatCAGcggttttcatattttttggttttagggtccctttacattttaaaaaactattgaggaaaaaaaaacctttcacttATGTAGATTATAGCTATCAATACAAGTTCTTATAAAGTAAAAGTGAACAAATTGAAAAATgtgtacttatttaaaaataacccattgcatgttaacataaatatgctaatgaaaaataactattttccaaaacaacaacaaatggagCAAAAAGAGAGGCagtgctttatattttttcaagtcaGTTTAATGTgtgacttaacagaagacaacaGAAGATTCTATCTGCCTTTACATCCGATGGGCTATAATATTACATGTCATGTAGCTTCTGAAAAATACAGTACACTCGTGAGAATGaggatgaaaaagacaaagtCTTACTATCATTACTATGAAAGTAGTTTTGACCTTGTGGATCCCTGAAGAGTCTCACGCTGGGAACTTCTGTTaaagatgaaggaactgaggctcagactgGTTGTTACTTGCCTAAGATTAACCAGCAAATTAATGACAAAGGTGTAATTCGAATTCTGGGCCTTTTTACTCCTTCTGGGAATGCTTTTCACACGAATATTAATAATTTTGCTgaccaaattatttatttagtaccTATTTACCCATCACTGGACATAGTGTCTGGCATGACCATCCACTTGCCGCCCAAGGTAGAAATGAGGGTAGATGCCATCCTCAACTTATActtttcatatacttttcttTCGCCACCCATACCCAGCTGGTCAACAAGTTACTGCAAAAAACGTCTCTTCCAgtcttcctctctccatttctatgCATCTCCCCCTACTGacattggtatttatttatttatttatttatttatttatttatttattcattgagagagagagagagagagagcgcgcatgcaagtgagaggaggagaggggcagagggaaggagagtgagaatcttaagcaggctctacactgggctccacactggacgaggggctcaatcccatgaccctaagatcatggcctaagctgaagtcaacAGTTGGgcattcaacagactgagccatccagggatcCCTGACATCTACCTTCCTAAAAAGAATTAATCTGATCAACCCACTATCCTGTGTATAAACTTCCTATGGCTCCCCATTGGCTCAGAGATAAAATTCAAATTAGCATTCAAGGATTCTCGATCTACCCCAATATGATGTCTAGCCTCATCTCTCTTCTGCCATCTATACATTTTGCCATCCTgaacttttcatgtttttcaaacattttatgatCTTCCACACTTTTGTGTCTTTATCTGTCTGACACACTTCTCCACTATCCCCTTCTCTGCTGGGAAAACTTCCACTCATCAACTGTCACTCCCTCGGTGTCACCTTCTCCAGGACTCCCAAGGTACACTGTAAACATTGCCATGTAACATCTACCACCCTATTGTACTGTTATTCACATCTTTGCACATTTGTCTTGCCCAAACTCTGTGAGTCCTTTGAGGGCAGGGAGGCTGTCTCTGTATCCCAAGGCACTCCTCAGCATGACACAAATTTGGCATACAGCAGAGGTTCATTAATGCTTTATGAGTAAATAAACTAGATAACAAAATATAGAAATCTCAGATGTAGTATATTAGTAAAAATCATATGCtataatgtgtttaaaataaaattggattaaTCTGAACAATAACAAAAGTTAAAATTGGCTtgcagttttgtatttttatttagccCAGTGTTTTGatgctattaattttattttgcctagATAGTATCCTAGGTCCCTTCTAGCTCCAAGATGCTATGAATTATTCtgtgaattttgttattttattatttactagaAATTCCATATAAGACCACATcattccacttaaaaaattttttttaatgtttatttttgagagagagagacagtgcaagcaggggaggggcagagagagagggagacccagaatccaaagcagactccaggctctgagctgtcagcacagagcccgacacggggctcagactcacaagctgtgagatcgtgacctgagtcgaagttggaagcttaaccaactgagccacccaggcgcccgaacaTCATTCCACTTTTTAACAGAAtgtaaccaggggcacctgggtggctcagtcagttgactataggacttcggctcaggtcatgatctcacagcttgtgagtctgagccccgcgacgggctctgtgctgacagctcagagcctggagcctacttcggattctgtgtctccctctctctctgcccttcccccgctcatgctctctgtctctctcaaaaattaaaaaaagaaaaaaaagaatgtaactaAAGCCAAACTCCAGAGGAGTCCTAGACTGCTGAGCCACAGTCCACTGAGCTAGAAAGGCCATTAGAATCtagttatttaattcttttttgagagagagagagagcgcgtgcaaaTGAgcaagcggcagagagagagagagaaagagagagggagggagaagcggggctcacctgaagcagggctcatgttttacctgaagcggggcttgagctcacaaaccatgagatcatgacctgagccgaaatcagatacttaacgactgagccacccaagcgcccctaagaATCTAGCTGGTTTAACAGAGCAGTTCAAAGTGATGATTTTAGAATGAGACAACTTGGTCTGAATCTTAGTTCTACTAAGTAGACTTGTAATCTGTAGCAGGTTATCTTCCTAGgcctttctttccttatctttaaatatttggggaataGTTTTAGCCACCTCCTAAAGTCTTATGGAGATAATATATAGAGCTTGGCACACACTTTGTGTTAACACTAAGGTAGTTGGTGTTAGGTAACTACCTAGTGTTAGGTAGGTAATAATCTAGgtaattatcattatttaatataCCTTCTGCATTTTACAAATGGTAAGGAAGCTGAGGGCCCAGACAGGTGAAGTGACTTATGCAGTCACTCAGCTAGTAAGCAGCAGAATGAGGCCAGAACCTAGAACCCTTCACTAGGCTACAGAGCTTTTTTTGTACTCAGGAGGGGACAGGGCTGTAAGAAAACCTCCACATATAACCGATCTACAGTAGCacagtttccttcttttcacaGCTTCGGAGTCTCTCCTTGGATGCAGGAGCTGCTCAGTACTTTCATATCTCCTTCCTTGGTGTGGGCCATGGCCTctacttgaaatgtggctttcCTAATCCTCCCAATCTCCACCTGTGGGAATCTTAGCCACGTTTTCATTAGTTCAAAAAAACCATCTATTAGCTTCTATGTGCTAGGGACTATGCCAGACTCTGGAgatataaaactgaaagaaaatagttCTGTCCCTTAAGGAAAGCACAGATTATTGGAAAGACAAACACGCAAAAGGTATAAACAACTGGATTATAGGCTTGCAGAGAAGCTAGAGCAAGGAATTTCTAAGTGTTTCACGGCTCCTTAAAACCTGCACTTAAtgtcctcccctgcctccttccaaataaaaattaatcttcttttctgatttcctaCCCTTTATTAATACTTCTACAAAGTCACCACATTCTGTCACCTGCAATCCATATTTGCGTCCCTGTTCATTTCTCACTAGATTGCAAATTACAGAAGGGCAACAACAACACATTGTATTTATGTTTCTATCTCTTAGGATGGTTAGCACAGCTGTTGAAACATACCAAGCATAGAAATGTTGGCTGAACTCAACAGGGTATGGaaaaaaattcatccattttaatGCGATGTTTCTTACACCTATCAAAGAGATCCCACGCGTGACCTGAAATGCCTGGTGTAGAGAGTACCTGTTTTGCACCAAGGAGGCCACCTTACTGGAAAGAAGAAGGCAGAGCAGTGATGAGGTATAAAGACCCAGAAGAGAAAGACTTTAAAAACTTAGAACTAGAGGGATTAGAGTACTGGTCTCACAAAAACTCAGAACTAGAAACCAGCCCTCGACTGTTTGCTGTAAATGTTTAATCACTTGCAATTAAAACGTTTATGTGTGGTTAACAGTACAGGCCTTGGAGTCTGACAGACTTGTTTGAATTCCCACTCTAACACTCATTAGTTATTTGACCTTGGTCACATTGGTTAACCAAtctaggtctcagtttcttcatctgtaaacaggGGACAATACCTGTATGCTCGATAGGACTGTGAGAACCAAATGGGCTAATGTACGTTGAAAGCCTCTAGGATAGAGACCGAAATGATAAACAGAAGAAGCTCCTCTCCACTGGAGCAGTGGCACAAGATTTGTCCCAACCAGACAATGCAACA belongs to Panthera tigris isolate Pti1 chromosome C1, P.tigris_Pti1_mat1.1, whole genome shotgun sequence and includes:
- the LYSMD1 gene encoding lysM and putative peptidoglycan-binding domain-containing protein 1 — encoded protein: MTSPSRQASLGGSGLLQGSRARSYGSLVQSACSPVRERRLEHQLAPGDTLAGLALKYGVTMEQIKRANRLYTNDSIFLKKTLYIPILTEPRDLFNGLDSEEEKEGEEEVQSSKDEVQPHSADRKKRETGSGRANGEVLPTPGWEPHTPIHDLSASDFLKKLDSQISLSKKAAAQKLKKGESGVPGEESGLHLSSPRMQQRAVLGPVPLTRTSRTRTLRDQEDEIFKL